One segment of Pseudoalteromonas rubra DNA contains the following:
- the dapE gene encoding succinyl-diaminopimelate desuccinylase — MQVAGTALKRCAILSEQAIALTQKLVRYKSITPDDAGSFCFLVRKLQSLGFDCHEVTRQGVRNLVAKQVFGPGETLAFAGHLDVVPPGPMELWQSPPFAANIQDGRLYGRGVADMKGAIACFIAAVESILAQCTRGSLMFLITCDEEGEAEHGTVALMSYLKQQGVDHLPDYCLVGEPSSRKTLGDVLKIGRRGSLSAHIRVYGRQGHVAYPHNCDNATHHTARLLQRLLALEWDKGTPQMPGTTFQVTQLNSGEFVDNVVPGACDVCFNFRYSSRFNEAELKRMIDDILLDLDLNYDIEWQRPCAPYFNQADEFVALICNAIEAVVDQVPVLTTDGGTSDGRFIASSHTQVIEFGLRNDNIHQVNESADVQDISDLAHIYQLVIQAFCLDPQRLMDAQVEQLEALT; from the coding sequence ATGCAAGTTGCCGGAACGGCTCTGAAACGCTGTGCGATATTGAGTGAACAGGCCATTGCACTGACTCAGAAACTGGTGCGTTATAAATCCATTACCCCGGACGATGCCGGCAGCTTTTGCTTTTTAGTTCGCAAGTTGCAGTCGCTGGGGTTTGACTGTCATGAAGTGACGCGTCAGGGGGTCCGTAACCTGGTGGCCAAACAGGTATTTGGCCCGGGTGAAACACTGGCTTTTGCCGGACACCTGGATGTGGTGCCGCCAGGTCCGATGGAATTGTGGCAAAGCCCGCCCTTTGCAGCCAATATTCAGGATGGTCGACTTTATGGTCGTGGTGTTGCGGATATGAAAGGCGCGATTGCCTGTTTTATTGCCGCCGTTGAATCGATCCTGGCGCAGTGTACACGTGGCAGCCTGATGTTTTTGATCACCTGTGATGAAGAAGGGGAGGCAGAGCATGGCACCGTCGCACTGATGAGCTACCTTAAGCAGCAAGGGGTTGATCATCTGCCAGATTACTGTCTGGTTGGTGAGCCCTCAAGCCGCAAGACGTTGGGTGATGTGCTCAAAATTGGTCGTCGTGGATCCTTGTCTGCGCATATTCGGGTCTATGGCCGTCAGGGCCATGTGGCCTATCCGCATAACTGTGATAATGCCACCCATCACACCGCGCGATTATTGCAGCGCTTGTTGGCGCTGGAATGGGATAAAGGCACACCACAGATGCCAGGCACCACGTTTCAGGTTACGCAGCTCAACAGTGGTGAGTTTGTTGACAATGTGGTGCCGGGCGCGTGTGATGTCTGCTTTAATTTTCGTTACAGCAGCCGCTTTAATGAGGCGGAGTTAAAGCGCATGATCGACGACATTTTGCTGGATCTGGATTTAAATTACGACATTGAGTGGCAACGTCCCTGCGCACCCTATTTTAATCAGGCGGATGAATTCGTCGCCTTGATCTGCAATGCCATAGAGGCGGTGGTGGATCAGGTGCCTGTGTTGACCACAGATGGCGGTACGTCTGATGGGCGGTTCATTGCCTCCAGCCATACTCAGGTGATTGAATTTGGCCTCAGGAACGACAATATCCATCAGGTCAACGAATCGGCAGACGTGCAGGATATTTCTGATCTGGCACATATTTACCAGTTGGTGATCCAGGCGTTCTGCCTTGATCCGCAGCGGTTGATGGACGCTCAGGTTGAGCAGCTGGAAGCGTTAACTTAA
- a CDS encoding isochorismate synthase yields MHAGQLSEPTQTHQLGEFRPEQDCLFVSGQSCLVSRGMAKRFTLAINDNEALASQLQQQLDAHAASHQDHAIAFGVIPFCKQQQAQFIIPEQVSTLDKQLFAQCLSAQHTSTQTPNRLQSVHYKQDRAHFEQTVRDAKALFADGELDKIVLSKQVELQFEQPLDQVGVLAQLLAQSPSGYHFSIPSQLHDADTEQAAGVLMGVSPELLLRKSDGQIFSNPLAGSIPRDPCPSVEAQRRSTLFASKKDRYEHAVVLQDMAQILGPLCTQLHIPEQPDLLSTATMWHLSTVIEGTLTTPQQPAIALANRLHPTPALCGKPTALAYQHIDTLEGHGRGLFSGIVGWCDNQGNGEWVVVIRCGYLQANLATLFAGAGIVAASDPSSEWLETEAKLNTMLNALDVRHAYHLATKHTL; encoded by the coding sequence ATGCATGCTGGTCAATTATCCGAACCTACCCAAACGCACCAACTTGGCGAGTTCCGGCCCGAGCAGGACTGTTTATTTGTTTCCGGACAGTCATGCCTGGTAAGTCGTGGTATGGCCAAACGTTTTACTTTGGCCATTAATGATAACGAGGCGCTGGCAAGTCAGCTGCAACAACAATTAGATGCGCACGCAGCCAGCCACCAGGATCATGCTATCGCCTTTGGAGTGATACCGTTTTGTAAGCAGCAGCAGGCTCAGTTTATCATCCCGGAGCAGGTCAGCACGCTGGATAAACAACTCTTCGCACAATGTCTGAGTGCACAGCATACGAGTACTCAGACACCGAATCGCTTGCAGTCCGTGCACTACAAACAAGACCGGGCACACTTTGAGCAAACCGTGCGCGATGCCAAAGCCTTATTTGCTGACGGTGAGCTGGATAAAATCGTACTCAGTAAACAGGTTGAATTACAGTTTGAGCAACCACTGGATCAGGTTGGCGTACTCGCTCAATTGCTGGCACAAAGCCCCAGTGGTTATCACTTTTCGATCCCCAGTCAGTTGCATGATGCTGATACTGAGCAAGCAGCTGGGGTATTAATGGGCGTCAGCCCTGAGCTATTACTACGCAAATCTGACGGACAAATTTTTAGCAACCCGCTGGCCGGTTCAATCCCCCGGGACCCTTGCCCCAGCGTCGAAGCACAGCGCCGTTCAACCCTGTTCGCATCGAAAAAAGACCGCTATGAACATGCTGTGGTTTTGCAGGACATGGCACAGATCCTCGGCCCGTTGTGTACCCAATTGCATATACCCGAGCAACCCGATCTGCTTAGCACAGCCACCATGTGGCATCTATCAACGGTTATCGAAGGCACACTCACAACCCCACAGCAGCCCGCAATCGCGCTGGCCAACCGCCTCCACCCAACGCCGGCACTGTGTGGTAAACCCACAGCACTGGCGTACCAGCACATCGACACGCTGGAAGGTCACGGCCGCGGCTTATTCTCAGGGATCGTTGGATGGTGTGACAACCAGGGCAATGGCGAATGGGTGGTGGTGATCCGCTGTGGTTACCTGCAAGCCAATCTGGCGACCTTGTTTGCCGGTGCCGGTATTGTGGCTGCCTCCGACCCCAGTTCAGAGTGGCTGGAAACCGAGGCCAAATTAAACACTATGCTGAACGCGCTGGACGTACGGCATGCCTATCACTTAGCAACGAAACACACACTATGA
- the fhuF gene encoding siderophore-iron reductase FhuF, which yields MLPTLQPFFQGPFREYGEAVTLSHTPDLPTLAHQFAEVNALKNAITHWALHEGIDSPRALASVWHMRYCVRVLPTMLLSHSVLNRGLPIAAQDVQLCLTTQRLMLRTCGQPFIPGSSTRAKYHPVIFTHFAPLHNFLSTQFGIAERVLWSNLVFRLRQINTTVASVLPDASGLQQDVRTLLHRDCWQDQPNPLFRAQRNEYMAGGKRVRGACCLLHAHPHKDYCGDCPKRPEFMAARKTARKQMACSTKSFSQ from the coding sequence TTGCTTCCAACATTACAGCCGTTTTTTCAGGGGCCCTTCAGGGAATATGGCGAAGCCGTCACTTTGTCACACACCCCGGACTTACCGACTCTGGCACACCAATTTGCCGAGGTGAATGCGTTAAAAAACGCCATCACCCACTGGGCGCTGCACGAGGGGATTGACTCACCCCGGGCACTTGCTTCCGTGTGGCATATGCGCTACTGCGTCAGAGTACTCCCAACGATGTTACTGAGCCACAGTGTGCTCAACCGGGGTCTGCCTATTGCAGCTCAGGACGTGCAGCTGTGTTTAACCACTCAGCGCCTGATGTTGCGCACCTGTGGTCAGCCGTTTATCCCAGGCAGCAGCACAAGGGCCAAATATCACCCGGTGATCTTTACCCACTTTGCCCCGCTTCATAACTTTCTCTCAACCCAGTTTGGCATCGCTGAGCGTGTACTGTGGAGCAACCTGGTGTTTCGCCTGCGCCAAATCAACACCACCGTTGCCAGTGTGCTACCGGATGCCTCTGGGCTGCAACAGGATGTCCGTACCCTGCTGCACCGTGATTGCTGGCAAGACCAGCCTAACCCGCTGTTCAGAGCACAGCGCAATGAATACATGGCAGGTGGAAAACGTGTGCGAGGTGCCTGTTGCTTACTTCACGCTCACCCGCACAAAGACTATTGCGGTGACTGCCCTAAGCGCCCGGAATTCATGGCAGCACGAAAAACAGCCCGCAAGCAAATGGCCTGCAGCACTAAATCTTTTTCACAATGA
- a CDS encoding 4'-phosphopantetheinyl transferase family protein → MSLTPVELFTPQLPFVSHSSAFRVAAYQDSDFARYTQPLPDKLSRAVAKRKAEYLAGRHCASQALKALGRPHTIVASADSRAPIWPEGIQGTITHTQELAMAMVSDDPLVLGLGIDLERKMSDKQEQELQKQILAKEEQTAFEQLSQVQTSPLTLIFSAKESIFKALYPVVQRFFGFEAACLNDFSHNQLHFTLTETLHETLPQGTQISVYYQLNDELVLTECCLRAGR, encoded by the coding sequence AGTCGAACTATTTACACCCCAGCTGCCATTCGTCAGTCACAGTAGTGCTTTTCGCGTTGCCGCGTATCAGGACAGCGACTTTGCCCGTTACACCCAGCCACTGCCGGATAAACTCAGCCGTGCTGTCGCCAAGCGCAAAGCGGAGTACCTGGCCGGACGTCACTGCGCCAGTCAGGCACTCAAAGCGCTGGGACGACCCCATACCATAGTTGCCAGTGCAGACAGTCGTGCCCCCATATGGCCAGAGGGCATTCAGGGCACCATTACCCATACTCAGGAGCTGGCTATGGCCATGGTCAGTGATGATCCATTAGTGCTGGGATTAGGCATCGATCTGGAAAGAAAAATGTCGGATAAGCAAGAGCAGGAGCTACAAAAACAGATCCTGGCAAAGGAAGAGCAAACTGCGTTTGAGCAACTGAGTCAGGTACAGACTTCCCCGCTTACCCTGATCTTCTCCGCCAAAGAAAGTATTTTTAAAGCGCTGTACCCGGTCGTACAACGCTTTTTTGGCTTTGAGGCCGCCTGTCTAAACGACTTCAGTCACAACCAATTGCATTTTACGCTCACAGAGACACTCCATGAAACCCTGCCACAGGGCACTCAAATCAGTGTCTATTACCAGCTCAACGATGAGTTGGTCCTGACCGAGTGCTGCCTGCGCGCTGGCCGTTAA
- a CDS encoding condensation domain-containing protein has protein sequence MSSALPLTDSQQAMWLLHTISGRGTLFNVAECIEFQGQISATMLQQALAHVWQSSDCLAGRFVHDASFVPQLSPNKEVPQIHIQTQDTQPEDIQAFANDFVAPYMAQSFSLPDEALLKLTLVRTPEQDLLFIVGHHLLLDGYGFGLFTQALNRSYNALQKGRALPNLRFGTQSQLLEWQRSETYLARQQVAKATLISWLENTPPAKSFSTSEADVTEANRRQSATLSRADWHTIQSAASLCQAGHAELLIAAVCAALVAKSGQYHVTLGMIMMNRQHQVELSTPCVQSNVMPLPLVLDAEMTLSQCCRVINQGIKSLKALQTFRVEELKRERNKQGLSPHVYGPTVNLLPFSSNPKYGAVACQSHILSAGATDDIMLQWHLLQDQPAKLDTDANVARYTDSEQQQVQTQIFAAARSWSAQPNRTLNSVINELTAGAGYVV, from the coding sequence ATGTCCAGCGCGTTGCCATTAACCGACTCGCAACAGGCGATGTGGCTGCTGCACACCATCAGCGGCCGGGGGACACTGTTTAACGTCGCCGAGTGTATCGAGTTTCAGGGTCAGATCTCCGCAACCATGTTACAACAGGCGCTTGCCCACGTGTGGCAAAGCAGCGATTGTCTGGCGGGCCGGTTTGTCCATGACGCCAGTTTTGTGCCTCAGCTTAGCCCGAATAAGGAGGTGCCACAGATCCACATTCAAACCCAGGACACCCAGCCAGAAGACATTCAGGCTTTTGCCAATGACTTTGTTGCACCGTATATGGCACAGAGTTTTTCATTGCCCGATGAGGCCTTGCTCAAACTGACTTTGGTACGTACCCCAGAGCAAGACCTGCTGTTTATTGTGGGTCACCATTTGCTGCTCGACGGCTATGGATTTGGCTTGTTTACACAGGCACTGAACCGCAGCTATAACGCACTGCAAAAAGGCCGGGCACTGCCCAATCTGCGCTTTGGTACACAAAGCCAGTTGCTCGAATGGCAACGCAGCGAAACCTATTTGGCACGTCAGCAAGTGGCGAAAGCCACCTTGATCTCCTGGCTTGAGAATACCCCGCCCGCAAAAAGTTTTAGCACCAGTGAGGCGGATGTGACTGAGGCTAACCGCCGCCAAAGTGCGACTTTGAGCCGTGCAGACTGGCATACCATTCAGTCGGCAGCCTCCTTATGTCAGGCCGGTCATGCCGAGTTGCTGATCGCCGCCGTGTGCGCCGCGCTGGTCGCCAAATCGGGGCAGTACCATGTCACCCTGGGCATGATCATGATGAACCGCCAGCATCAGGTGGAGCTCAGCACCCCCTGCGTGCAAAGCAACGTGATGCCGCTGCCACTGGTACTGGATGCTGAGATGACCCTCAGTCAGTGCTGCCGGGTGATCAACCAGGGGATCAAATCTCTCAAAGCGCTACAGACCTTTCGGGTTGAAGAGCTCAAACGCGAGCGCAACAAGCAAGGCCTGAGCCCGCACGTATATGGCCCGACCGTCAACCTATTACCGTTTTCCAGTAACCCTAAATACGGCGCCGTTGCGTGTCAGTCGCATATTCTCAGCGCCGGCGCCACCGACGACATCATGTTGCAATGGCACTTGCTGCAGGACCAACCGGCTAAGCTGGATACCGACGCCAACGTCGCCCGCTATACAGACTCTGAGCAGCAGCAAGTGCAGACACAGATCTTCGCCGCAGCCCGCAGCTGGTCAGCACAACCGAATCGCACACTCAACTCGGTCATCAATGAACTCACTGCTGGAGCTGGATATGTCGTTTGA
- a CDS encoding SDR family oxidoreductase: MNSLLELDMSFDARLQQEYHEQIVWISGVGQGIGLAAAQRFHALGAKVIGFDRQFSDLSVLHRAVECDLSAPELLAQQLDKLVAEGLAPYNLINVAGVLELGDLEQLTLAQWQHCQTVNSTAVFTFLRACTPHFKQQGKGAVVTVGSNAADTPRQQMAAYCASKAAVTQLTLTAGLELANFGVRCNVIAPGSTLTPMQTGMWQDEKGAQRVIDGFAAQYKLGIPLQKLATAEEIADSIVFVASSLSSHTTLQVITLDGGATF, translated from the coding sequence ATGAACTCACTGCTGGAGCTGGATATGTCGTTTGATGCCAGACTGCAACAGGAATATCACGAGCAGATCGTGTGGATCAGTGGCGTCGGCCAGGGTATCGGCCTGGCCGCCGCACAGCGTTTTCATGCGCTGGGTGCCAAAGTGATTGGTTTTGATCGCCAGTTTAGCGATCTCAGTGTGCTGCATCGTGCCGTGGAATGTGACCTAAGTGCACCGGAGCTGCTCGCGCAACAGCTGGACAAACTGGTCGCGGAGGGACTTGCCCCATACAACCTGATCAATGTCGCCGGGGTGCTGGAGCTGGGCGACCTGGAGCAATTGACGCTGGCTCAGTGGCAGCACTGTCAAACCGTCAACAGCACCGCAGTGTTTACTTTTTTACGCGCCTGCACGCCGCATTTTAAACAGCAAGGTAAAGGCGCAGTGGTCACTGTTGGTTCCAACGCCGCTGATACCCCACGCCAGCAAATGGCAGCCTATTGCGCCTCCAAAGCTGCGGTGACACAGCTGACGCTGACAGCCGGGCTGGAGCTGGCCAACTTTGGTGTGCGTTGTAATGTGATAGCACCAGGCTCGACGCTGACACCAATGCAGACGGGCATGTGGCAAGATGAAAAGGGTGCACAGCGAGTGATTGATGGCTTTGCAGCGCAGTATAAGCTGGGGATCCCGTTGCAGAAGCTGGCCACTGCAGAAGAAATTGCCGACAGTATTGTGTTTGTGGCATCCAGCCTGTCTTCTCATACCACCTTACAGGTGATCACCCTAGATGGTGGCGCGACGTTTTAA
- a CDS encoding isochorismatase family protein, which yields MSIPKLSHYPLPRAAELPENRVDWQLDANRAALLIHDVQHYFVGYYGDNNPLIETMISHIQRLKQFCYDQGIPVYYTAQPIKQGQHERGLLSDMWGPGLQDPAQQPIVDALAPGEQDVVQTKWRYSAFQKCDFETQLRERNRDQLMIVGIYGHIGVMTTAVDAFMRDIQPFVIADAIADFSRDEHLMALNFVAGRCGKVATVAEILGEETQDITTLEGLKAHILPLIDCEEDEFDEHESLIDYGLDSVQVMNLIALWQQQGIETNFIELAQIPTLAAWVELLEERKED from the coding sequence ATGAGTATTCCTAAGCTATCCCATTATCCGTTACCCCGCGCTGCGGAGTTACCCGAAAACCGCGTTGACTGGCAGCTCGATGCAAACCGTGCCGCCCTGTTGATCCACGATGTTCAGCACTATTTTGTCGGTTACTACGGTGATAATAACCCGCTGATTGAAACCATGATCAGCCACATTCAGCGCCTCAAGCAATTCTGTTACGACCAGGGTATTCCGGTCTATTACACCGCCCAGCCAATCAAGCAGGGTCAGCATGAACGCGGACTACTGAGCGATATGTGGGGCCCGGGCCTGCAAGACCCGGCGCAACAGCCGATTGTCGATGCATTGGCACCAGGCGAGCAGGATGTGGTCCAGACCAAGTGGCGCTACAGTGCCTTTCAAAAGTGCGACTTTGAAACGCAACTGCGTGAGCGCAACCGTGATCAGCTGATGATAGTCGGTATCTACGGCCATATCGGGGTGATGACCACCGCGGTAGATGCCTTTATGCGTGACATTCAGCCGTTTGTGATTGCCGATGCGATTGCCGACTTCAGCCGCGATGAGCACCTGATGGCACTGAACTTTGTGGCTGGACGCTGCGGTAAAGTGGCGACGGTCGCCGAGATCCTGGGAGAAGAAACGCAGGACATCACCACACTGGAAGGCCTCAAAGCGCATATCCTGCCGCTGATTGATTGTGAGGAGGATGAGTTTGATGAACATGAAAGTCTCATCGACTATGGTCTGGATTCCGTGCAGGTGATGAACCTCATTGCCCTGTGGCAGCAACAAGGCATTGAAACCAACTTTATCGAACTGGCTCAGATCCCGACACTGGCGGCCTGGGTTGAGCTGCTCGAAGAGCGTAAGGAGGACTGA
- a CDS encoding (2,3-dihydroxybenzoyl)adenylate synthase: MSIEYTPWPEELAAHYRAQGYWQDKPLTSILDDQLVHNGHGIAVADANRQLSYQQLDEYSTNLAAHLASQGLQQGDTALVQLPNCVEFYISYFALLKLGVAPVCALFNHQRTELQSYCEILQPKLLLVSSAQPLFTDESFSQELYNRFACINHIMVDHSKGNSELKQAYLQPRSFCAPKLNPEDVAFFQLSGGSTGTPKLIPRTHNDYLYSVVASRDICQLHGDTRYLCALPAPHNFPLSSPGALGVFAAGGAVILASDPSPSNCFALIERFAITHTALVPPALQLWLQHAPHSDHDLSSLALIQVGGAKLSRTVAEQVRPVLGAQLQQVFGMAEGLVNYTRHDDDDELVLTTQGRPISPDDEIKVVDEHGQPVAPGEAGRLMTRGPYTFRGYYKSPQHNASAFDAEGFYASGDLVRQLPSGHLIVVGRDKDQINRGGEKIAAEEVENHLLGHQHIEQVAIVSMPDATLGEKSCAFVVAAEKLTPLQLRKYLRQLGIADFKVPDKFQFVTDLPLTAVGKVDKKALRATFDGQA, translated from the coding sequence ATGAGTATTGAATATACCCCGTGGCCCGAAGAGCTGGCCGCCCACTACCGCGCCCAGGGCTACTGGCAGGATAAACCGCTTACCAGTATTCTAGACGACCAACTGGTGCACAATGGACATGGCATTGCCGTGGCGGATGCCAACCGGCAACTAAGCTATCAGCAACTCGATGAATATAGCACCAACCTCGCAGCCCACCTGGCCAGTCAGGGGTTGCAACAAGGCGATACCGCGCTGGTTCAGCTGCCCAACTGTGTGGAGTTCTATATCAGCTACTTTGCGCTGCTTAAGCTTGGCGTAGCACCGGTTTGCGCGCTGTTTAATCATCAGCGCACTGAATTACAAAGTTATTGTGAGATCCTGCAACCTAAGCTGCTGCTGGTTTCTTCTGCTCAGCCTTTGTTTACAGACGAATCATTCTCTCAGGAATTGTACAATCGCTTTGCCTGTATCAACCACATCATGGTTGACCACAGCAAAGGCAACAGTGAGCTGAAGCAAGCGTATTTACAACCACGCAGCTTCTGTGCACCGAAACTCAACCCCGAAGATGTGGCCTTTTTCCAGCTCTCTGGCGGCAGCACCGGCACTCCGAAACTGATCCCGCGCACCCACAACGACTACCTGTACTCTGTTGTTGCCAGCCGGGATATTTGTCAGCTGCATGGCGATACCCGTTATTTGTGTGCCCTACCGGCACCCCATAACTTCCCCCTCAGCTCACCTGGCGCATTGGGCGTCTTCGCAGCTGGAGGCGCCGTGATCCTGGCTTCAGACCCCAGCCCGAGTAACTGCTTTGCCTTGATTGAACGCTTTGCCATAACCCACACCGCGCTGGTACCGCCAGCACTCCAGCTGTGGTTGCAACATGCACCACACAGCGACCATGACCTGAGCAGCCTGGCGCTGATCCAGGTTGGGGGTGCTAAGCTCAGCCGCACCGTGGCCGAGCAGGTCAGGCCGGTGCTGGGTGCCCAACTACAGCAAGTGTTTGGCATGGCAGAAGGTCTGGTGAACTACACCCGCCATGACGATGATGACGAGCTGGTACTGACGACCCAGGGACGTCCCATTAGCCCGGATGATGAGATCAAAGTCGTTGATGAACACGGCCAGCCGGTCGCCCCGGGTGAAGCCGGCAGACTCATGACCCGCGGCCCGTATACCTTCCGGGGCTATTACAAATCACCTCAGCATAACGCCAGTGCATTTGATGCAGAGGGGTTTTATGCCTCCGGTGATCTGGTCAGGCAACTGCCCTCTGGCCACCTGATTGTGGTCGGGCGAGATAAAGATCAGATCAACCGTGGCGGCGAGAAAATAGCGGCCGAAGAAGTGGAAAACCACTTGCTGGGCCATCAGCACATCGAGCAGGTTGCCATTGTCTCTATGCCCGATGCCACGCTGGGTGAGAAAAGTTGCGCTTTTGTGGTAGCCGCTGAAAAGCTTACCCCTTTGCAACTGCGCAAATACCTGCGTCAACTGGGGATCGCCGATTTCAAAGTCCCCGATAAGTTCCAGTTTGTAACCGACCTGCCCCTGACTGCGGTCGGTAAAGTCGATAAAAAAGCCCTGCGTGCCACGTTCGACGGCCAGGCCTGA
- a CDS encoding cyclic peptide export ABC transporter: MLAKLIRNTWWRFIATALSSVLFGLISVSLVALINEIINSNQDGRSEQFVWFAVLACLGVSLQLASKLLAEQLSQQSQATVRREVAEHVIGAQFSHVEAQGAGKIKSCLTEHSLKVAEFFQSLPNILSNAMVVLGSFVYMAWLDWQVFLFALLTLVLGSVGYSLANANAFRKVTEAAKIQDSLYDQFDAIYAGAKELKLHRKKRETFFQDVIGSTITLLQKRRVQGASMYHYAASWGGFSVFAFIGGALFYLSSPGADSGKVMSGFALLFLYMLTPLEVMLAAIPKAAAAKASANTIATLTEEMALMPRSNEAMNDFDELALSDISHGYYHEQSDEVFALTPINLTLRKGELIYLVGGNGSGKTTFAKLLCGLFEAQQGQVSVDGKAVQAAQFDDYRQLFSTVFSDFYLFDRVLGCEGQALEDKGNALIRKLNLHHKVAIKDGAFTTQKLSQGQRKRLALVVAYMEDRPFYIFDEWAADQDPVFKDVFYRELLPELSAQGKTVLVITHDDKYFDLADRLLKMDNGCLSEPLITASTKTPKQHSALA, translated from the coding sequence GTGCTTGCAAAATTGATCCGTAATACCTGGTGGCGATTTATCGCGACCGCACTCAGCAGTGTTTTGTTTGGTCTGATCAGCGTGTCGCTGGTCGCGCTGATCAACGAAATCATTAACAGTAATCAGGATGGCCGCTCTGAGCAGTTTGTCTGGTTTGCCGTACTGGCCTGCCTGGGGGTGAGCTTGCAACTGGCTTCTAAATTACTCGCAGAGCAACTCAGCCAGCAAAGTCAGGCGACAGTGCGCCGCGAGGTAGCAGAGCACGTCATCGGCGCGCAATTCAGTCATGTAGAAGCGCAGGGGGCCGGTAAGATTAAATCGTGTCTGACCGAGCACAGCCTCAAAGTTGCGGAGTTCTTCCAGAGTCTGCCAAACATTCTCAGTAACGCCATGGTGGTGCTGGGCAGCTTTGTATATATGGCCTGGCTTGACTGGCAGGTGTTTTTGTTCGCACTATTGACGCTGGTACTGGGTTCTGTGGGTTACAGTCTGGCCAATGCCAATGCCTTTCGTAAAGTAACCGAAGCGGCAAAAATTCAGGACTCTTTGTACGATCAGTTCGATGCCATTTATGCCGGTGCAAAAGAGCTTAAGCTGCACCGCAAAAAACGTGAGACTTTCTTTCAGGATGTAATTGGCAGCACCATTACTTTGCTGCAAAAGCGCCGTGTGCAGGGTGCCAGCATGTATCACTATGCGGCATCCTGGGGGGGCTTCAGTGTGTTTGCCTTTATCGGCGGTGCCCTGTTTTATCTCTCTTCGCCAGGTGCGGATAGCGGAAAAGTTATGTCGGGCTTTGCGCTGTTATTCCTGTACATGCTGACACCGCTGGAAGTGATGCTGGCCGCGATTCCAAAGGCCGCCGCTGCGAAGGCCTCGGCCAATACCATTGCCACGTTAACGGAAGAAATGGCGTTGATGCCACGCAGCAATGAGGCCATGAATGACTTTGATGAACTTGCCCTGTCGGACATCAGCCACGGTTATTACCATGAACAAAGTGATGAGGTGTTTGCCCTGACACCTATCAACCTGACCTTGCGCAAAGGTGAGCTGATCTATCTGGTTGGTGGTAACGGCAGTGGTAAAACCACTTTTGCCAAGCTGTTGTGCGGTCTGTTTGAGGCGCAGCAGGGGCAAGTCTCAGTGGATGGAAAAGCAGTACAAGCAGCGCAGTTTGATGATTATCGTCAGTTATTCAGTACGGTTTTCAGTGATTTTTATCTCTTTGATCGAGTCTTGGGCTGTGAGGGGCAGGCGCTGGAAGACAAAGGCAATGCCTTGATCCGCAAGCTCAACCTGCATCATAAAGTGGCCATTAAAGACGGCGCGTTTACCACCCAGAAGTTGTCGCAAGGACAGCGCAAACGTCTGGCGCTGGTGGTGGCGTACATGGAAGACAGACCGTTTTATATCTTTGATGAATGGGCGGCAGATCAGGATCCGGTCTTTAAAGATGTCTTTTATCGCGAGCTGCTGCCAGAGCTTAGCGCTCAGGGTAAAACCGTGCTGGTGATCACCCATGATGATAAGTATTTTGATCTAGCCGACAGGCTACTGAAAATGGATAACGGCTGTCTCAGTGAACCGCTCATCACTGCGAGTACTAAGACGCCGAAACAACACTCAGCGCTGGCTTAA